From the genome of Lepus europaeus isolate LE1 chromosome 23, mLepTim1.pri, whole genome shotgun sequence:
AACCTGGCACACGTAGGGCATCTCCCCAGGCTTATGGTTGTCCTTCATGTGTTGCAAGAGAACCTGATCTGTTTCAAACGACAATTCACAGATTTTACAGACGGCAGAGGGCTCCTGGGTGGTGTGCACTCTTTCAATGTgacactgcagcaggaaggggGTGGAAAACTGCCGGTGGCAGTGCTGGCAGGTGGTGTGGTTCTCCCAGCTGTCACCCCTCTGCTTCTCAAGTTCCAAATGGTGCTTCATGTGATTCATAAACTTAACGTTTTTTAGAACTTTCAAGCAGCTGAGGCATTTAAAGGTTGTGTGAGTCTTCTGCTCGGACTGTCCATCGCCTTTATGCTGTCCATAGTAGAAGTCACTAAGGAGCATGGTCAGGTTGCCTTTCACGGGATCAAAGGCCTTGTTTTGACTTGCTTCACTCAAACAGTCTGGATTTGCCAATTCATTTTCCTTATCAACATTTCTATTTATAGGCTTGAAATGGACACTGTCCTTTGAAACGGCTGGAGAAGGTATTCCATTCTGGACAGGGTTCAGTAAGGTCTGAGCACTGTCTGAGGGCATGCTTTGCTGAGTATCTGAAGAGGACAGAGCTGAAGAATACTCCCCTGTGATTCCATCAAGTTTCGGTCTTTTAGGATCTATGCCGTTTCCTTCAGAAGTGGACAGCTGCTCTGACACACAAGGATTTGCATTCATATTTCCTACTGAAAGTGCTGCTCTTACAGGACTAGGCAACGAACTTGTGAGTGTAACCACAGGAGAACATAACTTTGAAGAGCTATCAGGCACGACTTGTGGTGAATTCTTTTTATAATCAGGTTTAGACAAAGGCTCAATGATAATAGGACTATCTGTTGATCTTGATTCAGATGGAGAAGCGGGCAAGACAGTCACTGCTTCTGATGTAGGGGTCCCCTGACTTGCAGGCGGCAGTTTCTGAGCTGTACCTTTTCTAATTTGGCCATACTTTTTTCTCCTTGAACATGAACCTGGGGTGACCCTATTCAAAATGTTTGAAACAACTGGCTTTGAATTTGAAGTCACTCCAACAAAGATGAGCTCAGCATCTTCATTTACGTGCTCCACCCCAACAAAGATCAGCTCAGCATCTTCATCTTCTACTTGCTTGGTTTCTTTGACACCCTTACTTGGTTCTTGCTCTTGTTCTTCACACAATATAAATGGTTGtgccattttctaatttttttattcaaggGTGTGGCCACAAGTCCAAGTGACTCCTTTAAATAAACTGCCACCTAAATACAAACACAGTACAGAAAAATGTATTCTGTTATTTAATTCTCCTCCAAAATTCAAAGGTAATTATAAACACCcttattttacagacaaggacaTTGAGACTCAGAGGATGCATGAGAGCTTAAACCCTATGATACCAAGATAGGACTCTGCGACTAGAAAATCACAGCTTCACAGCTTTGCCCTATACCTCCATCAAGGAACCTTTAGCAACTAATCATTACGTGaagtcacacagaaagagaaaggcaccACTGGGCAGTGTTTACAAACAGGGGCCTGGAAGATGGAGATAAAGCTGGAATCCACATCTGCCATACACAAGCTCTACCTTCTTCAGCAAGTTTTACTTTTGAATGTGCATCGTACCTTGAAGACAAAGATTCTTATCTGCGAGATTTAAGAGaacagctattttttaaaaaacatgaactATTCAGTGGTACCATACTTTGTAGTAAAACTGGAAGAAAATTGTATCTAATGTACATACCTAAACTGATAACTGATTCATactaatttcataaatataaatacagggggccggcgctgtggctcacttggctaatcctccgcctgcggcaccggcatcccatatgggtgccgggttctagtcccggctgctcctcttccaggccagctctctgctgtggcccggggagggcagtggaggatggcccaagtgcttgagcacctacacccgcatgggagaccaggaagaagcacctggctcctggcttcggatcagcacaacgccggctgtagcggtcatttggggggggtgaaccaatggaaggaagacctttctctctgtctctctatctcactggctataactctacctgtcaaataataattaaaaaaataaatataaatacataaatttattcaaatttatACAGTACCTACACATGGCCAGCAAATAGTATAGTGCAAACCAGATTCCAGGCAGAACAATTAGGAAGGAGCTCTTTCAATGGCCTCATTTCAATTCATGGACTTAATTATAATCCATTCACTGATGTCTACTAAATTTCTCTTTCTAGTCCCGACTTCCCCAGTGAACATAAAACAATACTTCTTCTCTCAACCCACTTCAGTCTCTTTTCTACCTGGTAGGCAGAGTGATTCTGCTCAATCATGTCAGATCATATCACTGCCCAGTTCAAAACCTACCAAGGCCTTCTGATTCACTCAGACTAAGTCCTCATCAAGACCATACTTCCCACTTATCACCCTACGGTTTTCTCACACTTCTTTCCTGCACCTACTTCACTGCAGCCACACTAACCTCCTTGACACTGCCTGAACACACTAAATTTTTACCTTGCTCAAGGTGCTTGTATTTGCTATTCCCTCTAATACCTTCATACAGAAACTCACATGGCTAGCTAGTTCTGTTTCAAGGATCTTTCTCaatgaagtctttaaaaattccCATCAGTCAATCTTGCTTTCCTTCTGCTTCATCTTCATGCCCTGTCACTATCTATTTACCTCGATTCTTTTCTAGTGACCATCCAGTTGGAAACAAACTCCAAACAGCAATGATGTGTCTCTTGTTCACTTAGACCTCCAGCACAAAAGAGTGCCTAGCACAGCAAGTGCTCTACAAACGCAGAATTTGTTAAATgaacagtaactttttttttttttttttgacaggcagagtggacagtgagagagagagagagacagagagaaaggtcttccttttgccattggttcaccctccaatggccgccgcggctggcgtgctgcggccggcgcaccgcgctgatccgatagcaggagccagggacttatcctggtctcccatagggtgcagagcccaagcacttgggccatcctccactgcactcctgggccacagcagagagctggcctggaagaggggcaaccgggacagaatccggtgccccgactgggactagaacctggtgtgccggcgccgcaaggcgcaggattagcctattgagccgcggcgccagccatgaacAGTAACTTTTATTAATAAGATCTTTTATTTGTAGAACAAATTGTGCTACTTTAATTCTACATTTcctatcaatttatttttattttctctaaaaaaaaaaaaagatttacttatttgaaagtcacagagagagagaaagggacagcaagagacagagagagatatcttccacctgttggttcactccccaaatggctacaatggctaggactgggccagaccagagccaggagcatcttccaagtttcccacattggggcaggggcccaagcacctgggccatcctctgctaccttcccaggcacatcagcgggggctagatcagaagtggagcagccaggactcaaaccagtgcccacatgggatgctagtgtcagaggcagcagctttatccactatgccacaatgcctgctcctatcAATTTATTTTGAGAACCATGTCCAAGTCAGAAATTCTGTACACCAATAAaggatttttacaaatattttcactataatcaattaaaaattttgttttatatagaaTCTTATCTCACAAGCAAACATGCATATAAATAATAATGCCTTTATTATATGGGAtgcattcaaatattttctatttcatttttctaaagctGACCATGACCCACAAGATCACTATTAGTGCTCTGAAGAACAATGGTCTAAAGTTAGCAAGATATAGGTACTTTAACCATGGTTCAGAATTCACCAATTTCTGAATAGgagggcacttccaaaagtttgtgggaaaataggataaaaagatatttttattttggtggaaattttttaaatctacagttttttaattatatacattttccaagaatttctgAAGGCCCTTTGAACCAGCAAAATCTAATCTATAAAATAACTGTCAGGTAAGATATGCCATAAACACTGCATTTATATTAATTACACTATCAGTACCCAGTTTTGAAAcatacaaataatatttattcCTGTAAACATGTATATCACTTTGgaagtgaatttaaaaataagtaaaagttagTCTTATTCTTTCCCTCACTTATGTTACCCATTATATATTGTTTGTCCAACACTGGTCAGATACTATGCCAAACACGGTTTGGACAGTAGTAAATAAATGCATG
Proteins encoded in this window:
- the ZNF280B gene encoding zinc finger protein 280B, with the translated sequence MAQPFILCEEQEQEPSKGVKETKQVEDEDAELIFVGVEHVNEDAELIFVGVTSNSKPVVSNILNRVTPGSCSRRKKYGQIRKGTAQKLPPASQGTPTSEAVTVLPASPSESRSTDSPIIIEPLSKPDYKKNSPQVVPDSSSKLCSPVVTLTSSLPSPVRAALSVGNMNANPCVSEQLSTSEGNGIDPKRPKLDGITGEYSSALSSSDTQQSMPSDSAQTLLNPVQNGIPSPAVSKDSVHFKPINRNVDKENELANPDCLSEASQNKAFDPVKGNLTMLLSDFYYGQHKGDGQSEQKTHTTFKCLSCLKVLKNVKFMNHMKHHLELEKQRGDSWENHTTCQHCHRQFSTPFLLQCHIERVHTTQEPSAVCKICELSFETDQVLLQHMKDNHKPGEMPYVCQVCSYRSSAFVDVETHFRTCHENTKNLLCPFCLKIFKTASPYMCHYRGHWERTVHQCSKCRLQFLTFKEKMEHKTQCHQMFKMPKQLEGLPPETKVVIQVSLEPLQPGSVKAASVTVSTSDSEPSPPKPKSRISKNSH